The Glycine soja cultivar W05 chromosome 15, ASM419377v2, whole genome shotgun sequence region GTCCTTTGCACACTGTTATAATAGAGAGAGAATATCAAATCTATTATGTTTAATCATATTGTTTCTTACTattatcccccccccccccttttctcAATGGTAAATCAAGACAGTGTAGAAGAATAGGAAAAGGGAAAGTTATTGacagattattttattcaaattttgacagattattttattcaaatttgtcTCGAAAATTGAAGTTAATGTGATCATGATgttcatttttcttatcttttttatttgttgttggCATCTTTGCTTCAGAGGCATCGGCAAAAGACCACATGCAAAGTTATGTCACTGCTTCCGCACCTCTAATCCAATACATTGACAAACTCTTTGTTTCTAGAGACTTGGGAATAGATTGGTGAAACCTTGGGTTGTATTTCAGATTGTACAATGTAATTtgctattattaaatttatatgacATAATTGATGCATTTATAATTAAGAAGTATTCATTTGTTATAGAATTTGCTTATATTGCAATAGATGTTAGTGCTAATTTACAGGCTATTGAGATGCTATGTGCAATGTGTTACTGAATGGTAATGATGGGTTAAGAGTAAGACTTTCTTGCAGTCTTTGGAGGATTACATATTTGCCAATTTTATCTTTCCACTTCAAACTTTTGGCGTAGTCTTTGAATCCTTTGATGTTTTATTTACTTGAGTCTAATGTGCAAcaatacaacaacaataaaGTCTTATCTACCCACTAGATAAGATCGACTACATGGATTAAACTATCTCAATCTACAGGTTGAAAACCATGGCTTCAGAAATATTAGATTTAAATACCAAGTGATTTTATTGTGCCCGATACCGTATTATACTGCATATTGTCCATGAAACAACATCAATGCATTGTGATAAACATGTGACGAAAGAGATAACGAACCTAAAATGCAATTTTGGGCGTGCATATCAATTTGGTGCATCCTTTGTGGGAAGTTTTGACGGTTCAATTGATAATATGGCATTTTCTTcaattaaagtaaataaaaatattaagaggagtacatatttttttaatacactccATTATTAGTTACGATTTATTGAAActataaaatcaataaagacTTGTTAAACGAgaagtgaaataaaaaaaaattgtgatttttaataaattttaatctatCTTAAAGAATGTGTTTAAAGAATATAATAGAGTGTGTTGCTTTCAAATAATAAaggtttttgttaaaaaaaaaagtagatttGTTTAAGGTTACGCGATAGTTAAAATCAAACTTGTTAATTTGATGCCACATGTAtgcgttttttaaaaaatgtgtctAACTTCCGCTGacatctaataaaatatttaaaaattaggtaaaatcttatatatggtggttgcaaaataaattatttattattgactaaaatttattaaaaaaaattgtgcaaaaatatatattacaaacaCTTATTACATTGTACCTAAGCTACAACACAATTTGTATATAACTGAGTTCTTGTTAATAAGGATTGCATTCTCTGAGCGTAAACATGTTtacgtaaaaaataaataaattagtctCATGACTAAATGCCGTTTCTTCAACAGTGTAAAATCTAAAATGAGTGATTTGATCGAATACACTGGCTCACTGCGTGTGAAAATTAAAGTCttatatttaaacctaaaaaccaatagaaaaagaaaagcccaAGTGCCTCCTACAAAACCACGAACAAGCGAGTCCTTCTGTTTGGTCTCTGCAATTTGCGTTTATTCTTCCCCTCCGAATGCACCATATTCATATTTCCCCTTCAAATCCCTAATCCGCTTCCAATCCCAATGGAGGATTCCGAGGGAGTCCTCAGCTTCGATTTCGAGGGCGGCCTCGACGCCGCTCCCTcctccgccgccgccgccgttCCCTCCGGCCCCCTCGTCCAGCACGACTCCTCCGCGGCAGCTTCCGCCGTGTCCAACGGAGGCCACGCCGCCCCCGCCCCGTCCACGGCGGACCCCGCCGGCGGCAACGTCCCGGGGCGGCGGAGCTTCCGGCAGACGGTTTGCCGGCACTGGCTGCGCAGCCTGTGCATGAAGGGCGACGCGTGCGGGTTCCTGCACCAGTACGACAAGGCGAGGATGCCGGTGTGCCGCTTCTTCAGGCTCTACGGAGAGTGCCGAGAACAGGATTGCGTCTATAAACACACCAATGAAGACATCAAGGAGTGTAACATGtaagtgtgtgtatatatatgtatatgtttgTCCCTGTTTAGATTTTGATGATTGATTTTCAgtcttttcgtttttttttggttgagtTCGTACTTACATGTTGCTTGATATATGTACACTGCTACACTTGTAACTTTTGATTAGATGAATCGAGTGATGTTTTGTTATAGGTTTGATGGAGTATTGAAAAGTAGTGATTGTGCAAAGAGATTAAACTTTGAACAGACATTTTTAATTCTAGTTTCTACTTTCATTATGCATTGCATTCTAGCTGCTGGACTGTTTGTTTGGGATGATGACTTAAGCTTGTTTTCTGAGCGGTGTGTTGACTGGCCCATAATAGTTGGAGAAGCATTGTGACTTGACTGACTTCATTCAGGGGTTGTGAGGGAAGGAAGGGTGAGATTCTGTGGAGTTGTGTTGGGTGTTTGTGATATTTGGACTTtgggaaatgaattttttcaaagaagttTCTAccttatttgttattgatgtaGCATTACTAATTACTTCTTGGCATCGTTGTTATGTTCGAGTAATGAAGTTTTACATGGAAGGATTTATTGGTTTGTTGTGCTTGGATTATGTGGGCAGTCCTCTATTCTGCCTTTCGGTGTTGTCTGGGAGGATTTGCTATTCTTTGGTTGTTTCATTTGTGTTATTAACCCCCCTCTtttatcaaagaaatttttttcattctgaTTATTTTGTAGTGTCTGACTTTAACTTCTTTACTCAAGTTAAGATTGTCAAATTGTatgcttataattttaaaacttttgcaTCTGCAGGTACAAGTTGGGATTTTGTCCTAATGGACCTGATTGTCGATATAGGCATGCAAAATCTCCTGGACCTCCACCTCCTGTTGAAGAGGTTCTTCAAAAGATCCAACATTTATTTTCCTACAATTATAACTCATCCAACAAATTTTTCCAACAAAGAGGTGCTAGTTATAATCAACAAGCTGAAAAACCCCAGCTTCCTCAAGGAACTAATTCTACAAACCAAGGGGTGACTGGAAAACCATTACCAGCAGAGTCGGGAAATGCCCAGCCACAGCAACAAGTTCAGCAGTCCCAGCAGCAGGTTAACCAGAGCCAAATGCAAAATGTTGCTAATGGCCAGCCTAATCAAGCAAATAGAACTGCAACCCCTTTACCTCAAGGAATATCTAGGTGTGTTCAGGGTCCTGTGTTTTTCAATTGAGCTATGTAAAATCTGTTGAGTATGCTTACAGTTACATAAATACTATAAGCGAGGTACATATTTATGTATCTTTTGTTTGGGACATTATACCATTATTTGCCTCATGTTGCTAGTTTCTTTCAGTATTACTGCTACTTGACAGTCAACACATGCATTTCATGCTGTAAAATGTTGGCTGGTTACACACATATGCTTtagtttatttctttcattttctattttcttttaccaCTGACTGACTTTGAACAATTTAAACTTAATTGGATGAATTTTACAAACTACTCATTCTATTTTCTAGTTCATCTTAGAAATATGATAACCAAACAGGCTAAGCATCAAGTTCTTCACTGCTGAATGTTAAAACTTTGCAGGCTACTAATTTTAAttacctttaaaaaaattgatgggcCGTTGACCCATCTATATATAACAAGAGAAAACATAAAGATGGGCCTAATAGTAGTGAAGGCTTGTGGTGTAAGAAAGTGAGGGTTGCATTTGAGACTTTTGGGGTTGTGAAGGTGGCCTTGGCTTGGAAGAGTGTGCCCTAGTATTCctatttttctctttggttctatgttgaaaagaagagaaagcaaGAGACATGACTGAAACTAAATCCGTGCATGTGGTGAGAGGGCTGAAGGGGACAAATAAGTTGGGATTAAAGGTGAGTTAGAAGTGTTTCCAACGGAGGTGGATTCTCTTGCGGGTTAGGTGACCCAATAAATATATCTGGTGGGGTATAGGCAATGTTGTCAAACTCGAGATTAGAAGGGAGGGGGGGTGTAAAAAGGTCACTACTCTGGGATTGTAACTCATCGTAAGATCCTctctaaaatgaaaaattatatttatgcacatatatacacataaaaagtaacaaataaaataactcAACTCATAATATAAATCATAAAGATTAAGAACACAACATAGGAAATAGGCTAAAATAGAAGAAGAGCCAATAGGacaacacacaccaaacacctGCCACACACCAGCCAACACCCAACGCGCACTAAAGTCCAAATAGCTCCAAGCACCTCAATGCGCAACAAATTAAAGGCCAAGTCTGTTGGTGTGAGCATGGATGACAACTAATGATGGCATCGACGACGACTGATGGCGATGGTAGTGTCGAGGGCAAACAATAGAGAGGAAGGGAGAGGCTGAAGAGGAAAGCACAAGTGTCTGTTTTGTGATTTCTTTGAACCcgatatgtatttttttcttttttgaactaGGTCTACACACTGTTATTAAATAGAGGCCATGACGCCACCAGGAAGGAATGGCGTGGTGGATTTTTTTGCCAACCGCCATAGGCTATTTGTGAAGGGAGGCCTGCCATGGCGATGCCATAAGGCTCAATGGCAAGTTGATATGGCGAAATTTCGGCTTTTCACCATTGATAACACTGGGTCTAGATTGGCTAGACAAGAGAGAAGCTCGCTTTGCCAGACTCAAAGCTGATCgacaatcaaacaattttttgcGGAAGCTTGCAATCCACAAACGATCTGCACAAGTAACGATCCCTTGTGTGAGTTAGCACGACAACCCACCAAAACTCGTAGTATTGAATGAGTTAGTGAGTTTACTCGTGATTTTGACAACATTGGGTATAGGTGACCGAAACAATAGAAGGAGGAAGGAAGGCAGCAATATACTCAGACTCCAAGGTGCAACTGAGAAAAGGAATAGACTTAAGTAAGGTAACATTCGTTGAGACTAGGTGATGACCAAGTGAAGGAGAATAACATTTATAACCCTTTTGAGACTAAGTAACCAAGGAAGACATACTTGTGAGAACGAATAGAAAGTTTATCAGGACTAGGACTAAGATTATGGACAAAACATGTTGACCCAAAGACACAAGGAGGTAAAGGGATTGGATAGGGAACCAAACAGGTTTGGGTTTGGGCTTAATATACACTATTTTGCCTATTTTACTAGTCAATGTGGGAACTCAAACATCTCTGCTCATGTCAAGAACTGGACATCAAAAGTCAGACTGATTTCAGCAAAGTTTTGGATAGGTTGCTTTTTCTACCGTTGATTTTGTGTTTGCAGAGAAGTTTTCTGTTGTAAGGAGCTGAACTTCATTCATTTTAGTTCAATACTGTCCAGATTTTTAGTCGTGACACCTTGAAGGTGAGAAGgaagttttttaatatataaaaaggttTGACatgttgaaaggaaaatttgTCAGAGCTCTCTGTTTTTTTACTTGTTTATTGAGTCGTGTCTATTACtgacataaatatttttggtGTTGGTTCTCTGTTTTTAGAGTGTAAACTAGCATTACCTGCTGCATGATTTTAATCAAGTGCCCATTACTAAACATGAGATTAATACAAATGTACTGGTCCAGAAGTTAAAAGATGGAGAAGTTTCCATGAGGTGTTTGGGTTCAAATTTTGAGTATTTAAACAAACCTATAAAGTATTGCTTCAGTTGAATCTCTATTTTCTCACCTGTATGAATTGCTCTAATATACTTCTCCACCAAAACATTAggtattttattgttaaaagtTGCAATCGTGAAAATTTGGAGTTATCTGTACAACAAGGAGTTTGGGCAACTCAAAGGAGCAATGAATCCAAACTAAATGAAGCATTTGACTCTGTGGAAAATGTGATATTAGTTTTCTCAGTCAACCGTACTAGACATTTCCAGGTATGTTTTGTATCAAGCCCCCCACTTGGCTAGGTTCTAAATTTTATGGATTTAGGCCAAGATCTCTTCACTATCCAATTGACTGtggaaatgaaaatattcagctTTACAGACTTACTACTGGCTCAATTCTTGGCTAAGAAATCCCTTGTCAATGttagtaactaaaaaataatcttgAGAAGATTTCCTATTTAATATGGTGATTGAACCATGCTACCTGTCTGGCACTCATGTTTTAAATCTTCAATCCAGCCTCTTAATGTAAGTTACATCCATGAAAGTGTTGTTGGTACTGCTTTTAATGATTAGAAGCCTAAAAAATTTGATGTCAATCACAGGTAGTTTAATGTTGCATATTGTGCactgtttttggcctttttatCTCTAAATTTTCAATGGCACATCAAGTTCTCTGCTGCTATCAATGCAATATACAAAAAGTATTGCCTTTTTGATTTGGAGACTTCTAGAAGTAGATCAATGATTGATTTTAGAAGCTGCTATGACCTATAATACTTTCTATATAAATCATGAGTATTTTGTTTAGCTTACAAACCAACAATAAAAATCACAGCTCTTCCTCTAtctaacaattttttgtttgtaggtttcttttgacatttaatcaaccCCAATGTTCGTGTAGAtggtttttcttatttatctatgcatttgtttattttttaatggaaaCTTCTCATAACAGTCCTGTATAAGAATGCAAAGTAACTTGCTAACGTTGTCTTTAAATACCTGGGATAAGTTCATCGTACTGGATTAGTGGGAGAAACGGAGAGATAATTGATGcttcttctttgattttgttgtgatgtttaaatttgatattttaggcatgaagaaatgcattaacccaactaattttgtattgttGATTGATTTTTAATTGGTCTTCTGCTGACAATTTAATTCCACAAGAGGTATAGtcatataattttcaaatctgcATTATGTTTACCCTTTAGGTTACTTGAATTCATTAACATAATCAAATGCTGCCTGTCTGaacttaacattttttatttattataaaatgaaaaagaaccCTTAGATGGCTTTGCTGTGGTTGTGGCCAAGATCCTGAACTTGAAGGTATCTATGTTTTGGCAGGGTTGTGCAAAGATgacatccagaattggtggttcTGTTGCTGGGGGGAATTGGAAATATGCTCATGGAACTGCACATTATGGACGAAATTTCTCTGTTAAATGGTTGAAGGTATGAAA contains the following coding sequences:
- the LOC114387963 gene encoding 30-kDa cleavage and polyadenylation specificity factor 30-like translates to MEDSEGVLSFDFEGGLDAAPSSAAAAVPSGPLVQHDSSAAASAVSNGGHAAPAPSTADPAGGNVPGRRSFRQTVCRHWLRSLCMKGDACGFLHQYDKARMPVCRFFRLYGECREQDCVYKHTNEDIKECNMYKLGFCPNGPDCRYRHAKSPGPPPPVEEVLQKIQHLFSYNYNSSNKFFQQRGASYNQQAEKPQLPQGTNSTNQGVTGKPLPAESGNAQPQQQVQQSQQQVNQSQMQNVANGQPNQANRTATPLPQGISRYFIVKSCNRENLELSVQQGVWATQRSNESKLNEAFDSVENVILVFSVNRTRHFQGCAKMTSRIGGSVAGGNWKYAHGTAHYGRNFSVKWLKLCELSFHKTRHLRNPYNENLPVKISRDCQELEPSIGEQLASLLYLEPDSELMAISVAAESKREEEKAKGVNPDNGGENPDIVPFEDNEEEEEEESDEEEESFSHGVGPAGQGRGRGRGMMWPPHMPLGRGARPMPGMQGFNPVMMGDGLSYGPVGPVGPDGFGMPDLFGVGPRGFAPYGPRFSGDFGGPPAAMMFRGRPSQPGMFPSGGFGMMMNPGRGPFMGGMGVGGANPPRGGRPVNMPPMFPPPPPLPQNANRAAKRDQRTADRNDRFGSGSEQGKSQDMLSQSGGPDDDAQYQQGYKGNQDDHPAVNNFRNDDSESEDEAPRRSRHGEGKKKHKL